A window of the Brassica napus cultivar Da-Ae chromosome C5, Da-Ae, whole genome shotgun sequence genome harbors these coding sequences:
- the LOC106452027 gene encoding probable serine/threonine protein kinase IREH1, whose product MVFKNKLFFSSKKSGSSSPDSSNSPRSVGSNSPNPSDKKKSKSASKDESPISSPSSLGGFGCKQASSIKDGLKKNKGKEVPSPHSIGKSNLSPKNEGGPAFVSPIMASSLGLNRIKTRSGPLPRESVFNFRSDEKTPPLLCTSKLSKMATDTGSGSGSGSATSGFGSGDKKKEAGSVMLRFEENMSRAQASDRDSSMSPDTGGPPKSLSPTLPPSGSRLQNAASSSGAGRSGPIKSSDFCTPENSYEWENPKESESPRYQALLRMTSAPRKRFPGDIKSFSHELNSKGVRPFPLWKPRRSNNVEEILVLIRAKFDKAKEEVNSDLKVFAADLVGILEKNAESHPEWEETFEDLLILARSCAMTTPGDFWLQCEGIVQDLDDRRQELPQGVLKQLHTRMLFILTRCTRLLQFHKESWGEEEQVVQLRQSRVLHSIEKIPPSGPGRSSSAAKVLKMPPSTKKAYSQEQRGLQWKEDVVVRSVPPLSPPENDVLKESESPANIDRMSSWKKLPSPVLKTVKEAPALEEQNHNKVEPSNLVRNRHAAVSTLSGPPAKDSHEHSPKHRHNISWGYWGEQPLVSEESSIMCRICEEEVPTTHVEDHSRICTLADKYDQKGLSVDERLMAVAGTLDKIAETFRHKDSLAAGESPDGMKVSNSNLTQECDVLSPRLSDWSRRGSEDMLDCLPETDNSVFMDDLRGLPLMSCKTRFGSKSDQGMTTSSASSMTPRSPIPTPRPDPIEMILGGKGTFHDHDEYPQMSELADIAKCAADAIPGDEQSIPFLLSCLGDLRVVIDRSKFDALTVETFGTRIEKLIREKYLQICELLDDEKVDLSSTVIDEDAPLEDDVVRGLRTSPVHPRDRTSIDDFEIIKPISRGAFGRVFLAKKKATGDLFAIKVLKKADMIRKNAVESILAERDILINVRNPFVVRFFYSFTCRDNLYLVMEYLNGGDLYSLLRNLGCLEEDIVRVYIAEVVLALEYLHSEGVVHRDLKPDNLLIAHDGHIKLTDFGLSKVGLINSTDDLSGPGISLLDEEESRLPTSEHQLERRKKRSAVGTPDYLAPEILLGTGHAATADWWSVGIILFELIVGIPPFNAEQPQQIFDNILNRNIPWPHVPEEMSAEAHDIIDRFLTEDPHLRLGARGAAEVKQHVFFKDINWDTLARQKAAFVPASESAIDTSYFRSRYSWNTSDEQFFPSGEVQDYSDADSLSGSSGCSSSGHEEGEVEESDGQAESESGVPVDYSFSNFSFKNLSQLASINYDLLSKGWKDEPQPNSRPK is encoded by the exons ATGGTGTTCAAGAACAAGCTCTTCTTCTCCTCAAAAAAATCCGGATCGTCGAGCCCCGATAGCTCCAACAGCCCCAGATCCGTCGGCTCCAACTCTCCTAATCCATCAGACAAGAAGAAGTCCAAATCCGCTTCCAAGGATGAATCCCCAATCTCTAGCCCGAGCTCCCTCGGCGGCTTCGGTTGCAAGCAGGCGTCGTCGATTAAAGACGGTTTGAAGAAGAATAAGGGAAAAGAAGTTCCGTCTCCTCACTCTATCGGAAAATCGAACTTGTCTCCGAAGAACGAAGGAGGACCGGCGTTTGTTTCTCCGATCATGGCGTCGTCTCTGGGATTGAACCGGATCAAGACGAGATCGGGGCCTTTGCCTCGGGAAAGTGTTTTCAATTTTCGGAGTGATGAGAAAACTCCGCCGCTGCTGTGTACGAGTAAGCTCTCGAAGATGGCTACTGATACTGGCTCTGGTTCAGGTTCGGGTTCAGCTACGTCTGGATTTGGTAGCGGGGATAAGAAGAAGGAAGCTGGGAGTGTGATGCTGAGGTTTGAAGAGAACATGAGTCGCGCTCAAGCGAGTGATCGTGATAGTAGTATGTCTCCTGATACTGGAGGACCACCGAAGAGCCTCAGCCCTACGTTGCCGCCTTCAGGATCTCGATTGCAGAATGCAGCATCCTCATCGGGAGCTG GCCGATCTGGCCCTATTAAAAGTTCAGACTTCTGCACCCCAGAG aattcgTATGAATGGGAAAATCCAAAAGAGTCAGAGTCACCGCGTTATCAAGCATTACTTCGTATGACCAGTGCTCCTCGGAAGAGGTTTCCTGGTGACATCAAAAGCTTTTCTCATGAGCTGAATTCAAAAGGTGTACGGCCCTTTCCATTGTGGAAGCCTCGTAGGTCGAACAATGTGGAG GAAATATTGGTTCTCATTCGGGCCAAATTTGATAAAGCAAAGGAAGAAGTAAACTCTGACCTTAAGGTATTTGCTGCGGACCTGGTGGGAATTCTTGAGAAAAATGCAGAAAGCCATCCTGAGTGGGAGGAAACATTTGAAGACTTATTAATTTTGGCTCGCAGTTGTGCTATGACTACTCCTGGAGATTTCTGGCTTCAGTGTGAAGGCATAGTTCAAGATTTAGATGATAGACGTCAAGAGCTTCCTCAGGGCGTTCTCAAACAGCTTCATACTCGGATGCTTTTTATACTTACCAGATGTACGAGATTGCTACAGTTTCATAAGGAAAGTTGGGGAGAAGAGGAACAAGTTGTACAACTACGTCAGTCCAGAGTTTTGCATTCTATAGAAAAAATACCTCCCAGCGGACCAGGAAGGAGTTCAAGTGCTGCAAAGGTCTTAAAGATGCCACCATCCACCAAGAAAGCTTATAGTCAGGAGCAGCGTGGTTTGCAGTGGAaggaggacgtggttgtacgCTCAGTTCCTCCCCTCTCTCCTCCTGAAAATGATGTTCTTAAAGAATCTGAATCTCCTGCAAACATTGATAGAATGTCTTCGTGGAAGAAACTTCCATCTCCAGTACTAAAAACTGTGAAAGAAGCGCCAGCATTAGAAGAGCAGAATCATAACAAAGTTGAACCTTCAAATCTGGTTAGAAATCGACATGCGGCTGTCTCTACTCTCAGCGGCCCGCCTGCAAAAGATTCTCATGAACATTCCCCCAAGCATCGGCACAATATATCTTGGGGTTACTGGGGGGAACAGCCACTTGTTTCGGAAGAAAGTTCAATAATGTGCCGTATCTGTGAGGAGGAGGTTCCCACTACCCATGTTGAAGATCACTCTAGAATTTGTACATTAGCTGATAAATATGACCAGAAAGGACTGAGTGTTGATGAGCGGCTTATGGCAGTTGCTGGAACTCTAGACAAGATAGCAGAGACCTTCAGGCATAAGGATAGCCTAGCAGCTGGAGAAAGCCCAGATGGTATGAAAGTATCCAATTCAAATTTGACTCAAGAGTGTGATGTTCTCTCGCCAAGGTTGAGTGATTGGTCGCGGAGAGGGTCAGAAGACATGCTTGACTGTCTCCCAGAGACTGATAATTCAGTTTTTATGGATGATCTAAGAGGTTTACCCTTAATGTCATGTAAAACCCGTTTTGGCTCCAAGTCTGATCAAGGCATGACAACCTCATCTGCCAGTAGCATGACTCCTAGATCCCCAATTCCGACCCCTAGACCTGATCCAATTGAAATGATTCTAGGAGGCAAGGGTACTTTCCATGATCACGATGAATATCCACAG ATGAGCGAACTTGCTGACATTGCAAAATGTGCAGCAGATGCCATTCCGGGTGATGAACAATCAATTCCATTTCTACTTTCTTGTCTTGGGGATCTGAGGGTTGTCATAGACCGTAGTAAGTTTGATGCCCTTACAGTAGAGACTTTTGGGACTCGCATAGAAAAGTTAATCCG GGAGAAATATCTGCAGATCTGTGAACTTCTGGATGATGAAAAAGTTGACTTATCAAGCACTGTAATTGATGAAGATGCTCCTTTAGAAGATGATGTTGTTCGAGGCTTGAGGACCAGTCCAGTACACCCGCGCGACCGCACATCCATAGATGATTTTGAGATAATAAAACCAATAAGTCGGGGAGCTTTTGGGAGAGTTTTTTTGGCTAAAAAGAAAGCAACAGGAGATCTATTTGCAATCaag GTTCTGAAAAAGGCAGATATGATCCGCAAGAATGCTGTTGAAAGTATACTAGCCGAACGTGATATTTTGATCAATGTCCGCAATCCCTTTGTG GTACGTTTCTTCTATTCTTTCACATGCCGGGACAACCTGTATCTTGTGATGGAGTATTTGAATGGAGGGGACCTGTATTCGTTATTGAGAAATTTGGGTTGCTTAGAGGAAGATATTGTCCGTGTGTATATTGCCGAAGTT GTCCTTGCTTTGGAGTATTTGCATTCTGAGGGTGTTGTTCATCGTGATTTGAAGCCTGATAATTTGTTGATTGCGCATGATGGTCATATTAAG TTGACAGATTTTGGGCTTTCCAAAGTTGGTCTCATCAACAGCACCGATGACCTGTCTGGTCCTGGGATATCTCTGCTTGATGAGGAGGAATCACGATTACCGACATCCGAGCATCAGCTTGAAAGGCGCAAGAAACGGTCTGCTGTGGGTACTCCTGATTACTTAGCTCCAGAAATTCTTTTGGGGACGGGACATG CTGCAACTGCGGATTGGTGGTCTGTTGGAATCATTCTGTTTGAACTCATTGTGGGAATTCCACCTTTCAATGCTGAGCAACCTCAG CAAATATTTGACAATATTCTCAATCGTAACATACCATGGCCTCATGTCCCGGAAGAAATGAGTGCTGAAGCCCACGATATTATAGACCG aTTTTTAACAGAAGATCCTCATCTGAGACTTGGAGCTAGAGGTGCTGCTGAG GTCAAGCAGCACGTCTTCTTTAAAGACATCAACTGGGATACACTAGCAAGGCAAAAG GCTGCATTTGTTCCAGCTTCAGAGAGTGCAATTGACACTAGTTACTTCAGAAGTCGCTACTCGTGGAACACATCGGATGAGCAATTTTTCCCATCGGGTGAGGTTCAAGATTATAGTGATGCTGATAGCTTGAGTGGCAGCAGTGGTTGCTCGAGCAGCGGTCATGAGGAGGGAGAG GTTGAAGAAAGCGACGGACAAGCAGAGTCCGAGTCTGGCGTACCTGTGGATTACTCTTTCAGTAATTTCTCGTTTAAG AACCTGTCGCAGTTGGCATCAATCAACTACGATCTTCTATCTAAAGGCTGGAAAGATGAACCACAACCAAACTCGCGTCCCAAGTAA
- the LOC106435970 gene encoding probable inactive receptor kinase RLK902 → MSTLSLLLVLSILLLSLPPPSLQELAADKSALLSLRSSLGGRTFLWNTKQTSPCNWTGVSCDSDRVTALRLPGVALSGQIPEGIFGNLTNLRTLSLRLNALTGTLPLDLGSCSDLRRLYLQGNRFSGEIPEVLFSLSNLVRLDLGDNGFSGEISSGFKNLTRLKTLYLENNKLSGPLVDMGLGLDQFNVSNNLLNGSIPKSLQRFDSDSFLGTSLCGKPLGVCNNEGTVPSQPISVGNIPGSDGKREKGKLSGGAIAGIVIGCVVVFFVVVMILMALFGNKKGSDRTRDVDLGRTTKQLDIESPGEKAAVEAATESGYEAAVTGNAEVNGSGTTRKLVFFGNATKVFELEDLLRASAEVLGKGTFGTAYKAVLDAATMVAVKRLKDVTMADREFKEKIEVVGAMDHENLVPLRAYYYSGDEKLLVYDFMPIGSLSALLHGNKGAGRSPLDWEVRSRIALGAARGLDYLHSQDPLTSHGNVKSSNILLTNSHDARLSDFGLAQLVGSSTTTTNRVTGYRAPEVTDPRRVSQKADVYSFGVVLLELLTGKAPSNSVMNEEGMDLARWVHSVGKEAWRSEVFDSELMSLETVVEGEMEEMLQLGIECTEQHPDKRPVMVEVVRRIQELRQSGSDQVL, encoded by the exons ATGTCGACTCTCTCCCTCCTCCTCGTCCTCTCGATTCTCCTCCTCTCTCTACCTCCTCCCTCACTCCAAGAACTCGCCGCCGACAAATCCGCCCTCCTCTCCCTCCGCTCCTCCCTCGGCGGCCGCACATTCCTCTGGAACACCAAACAAACCTCTCCATGCAACTGGACCGGCGTCTCCTGCGACTCCGACCGCGTAACCGCCCTCCGCCTCCCCGGCGTCGCGCTCTCCGGCCAGATACCGGAGGGTATTTTCGGTAACTTAACCAATCTCCGGACCCTCAGCCTCCGTCTCAACGCTCTAACCGGAACGCTCCCGTTAGATCTCGGCAGCTGCTCAGACCTCCGGCGGCTCTACCTCCAGGGGAACAGATTCTCCGGCGAGATACCGGAGGTCTTGTTCAGCCTCAGCAACCTCGTGAGGCTGGATCTTGGAGATAACGGTTTCTCCGGAGAGATATCTTCGGGGTTCAAGAACCTCACGAGGCTCAAGACTCTGTACTTAGAGAACAACAAGCTCTCTGGGCCTTTAGTGGATATGGGCTTGGGTTTGGATCAGTTTAATGTTTCTAACAACTTGTTGAACGGATCTATACCCAAGAGTCTTCAGAGATTCGATTCCGATTCGTTCTTGGGGACTTCTCTATGCGGGAAACCGCTTGGTGTTTGTAATAATGAAGGAACTGTGCCGAGTCAGCCTATTTCTGTCGGGAACATTCCAGGGAGTGATGGGAAGAGGGAAAAGGGGAAGCTTTCCGGGGGAGCGATCGCTGGGATAGTGATTGGTTGCGTGGTTGTGTTCTTCGTGGTTGTTATGATTCTGATGGCTCTCTTCGGGAATAAGAAGGGGAGCGATAGGACGAGGGACGTCGACCTTGGAAGAACCACCAAGCAGCTTGATATCGAATCTCCCGGGGAGAAAGCGGCGGTGGAAGCAGCGACGGAGAGTGGATACGAGGCGGCTGTGACGGGGAACGCGGAAGTGAACGGTTCAGGGACGACGAGGAAGTTGGTGTTCTTTGGGAACGCTACGAAGGTGTTCGAGCTGGAGGATCTGTTGAGAGCTTCTGCGGAGGTTTTGGGGAAGGGGACGTTCGGGACGGCGTACAAGGCGGTGCTTGACGCGGCGACGATGGTGGCTGTGAAGAGGCTGAAGGATGTGACGATGGCGGATAGAGAGTTCAAGGAGAAGATTGAGGTTGTTGGGGCGATGGATCATGAGAACTTGGTGCCGTTGAGAGCTTATTATTACAGTGGAGACGAGAAGCTGCTTGTGTATGACTTCATGCCTATCGGAAGCTTGTCTGCTCTCTTACACG GAAACAAAGGCGCAGGACGGAGTCCACTGGACTGGGAAGTTCGGTCACGTATCGCCCTTGGAGCTGCTCGTGGACTAGACTATCTTCATTCACAAGATCCGTTAACTTCTCATGGGAACGTCAAGTCTTCCAACATCCTCTTAACAAACTCTCACGATGCACGACTCTCTGACTTCGGTTTGGCTCAGCTCGTCGGCTCTTCGACCACAACTACAAACCGTGTTACCGGGTACCGTGCGCCTGAAGTAACTGATCCGAGGCGTGTTTCGCAGAAGGCGGATGTGTACAGCTTCGGTGTGGTGCTGCTAGAGCTGCTGACGGGAAAAGCGCCGTCTAACTCGGTGATGAATGAGGAAGGGATGGACTTGGCGAGGTGGGTGCATTCGGTGGGGAAGGAGGCGTGGAGGAGTGAGGTTTTCGACTCGGAGCTGATGAGTTTGGAGACGGTGGTGGAAGGAGAGATGGAGGAGATGCTGCAGCTGGGGATTGAGTGTACGGAGCAGCACCCTGACAAAAGGCCAGTAATGGTGGAGGTGGTGAGGAGGATCCAGGAGTTGCGCCAATCGGGTTCGGATCAGGTTCTCTAG